A portion of the Methanocorpusculum sp. genome contains these proteins:
- a CDS encoding type IV pilin N-terminal domain-containing protein: MKKTHNSQNDSAVSPVIGVMLMLVVTIVIAAFVATFAGGLFSTSEAAPVASIDVKILYNSGYTGNDCVMYIENLGGDSISTSDMRILTYYTSKTGSKAGTTKGDRTAMNTRSITVTNSTGATGQKIVVPILLNAAYGDAATDNTAINFGNYNFAPGTIMSTYCNEGTAYILMGQTSSANQLKYLNKYDGDTVNDGYTDFGVGSTVHVEILHTPSNSVLYSKDVIVA, encoded by the coding sequence ATGAAAAAAACACATAATTCACAAAATGACAGCGCAGTATCTCCCGTAATCGGTGTTATGCTGATGCTGGTTGTAACCATCGTTATTGCTGCATTTGTGGCAACATTTGCCGGGGGTCTGTTTTCAACATCTGAAGCAGCGCCGGTTGCATCGATCGACGTAAAAATTCTCTACAACTCCGGATATACCGGAAATGATTGTGTCATGTACATCGAAAATCTAGGCGGAGATTCCATCTCCACATCAGATATGCGGATCTTAACCTATTATACATCCAAGACCGGTTCAAAGGCTGGAACTACCAAAGGTGATCGTACAGCAATGAATACCAGATCAATTACCGTTACCAATTCAACCGGAGCAACAGGTCAGAAAATCGTTGTACCAATCCTGCTGAATGCGGCATATGGTGACGCTGCAACTGATAACACTGCCATAAACTTCGGCAACTACAACTTTGCACCTGGAACGATCATGAGTACCTACTGCAATGAAGGAACTGCCTACATTCTTATGGGTCAGACAAGTTCCGCGAATCAGCTGAAATACCTTAATAAATATGACGGCGATACGGTCAATGACGGTTATACTGATTTTGGTGTCGGATCGACCGTACATGTTGAAATTCTCCACACCCCGTCGAACAGTGTTTTGTACAGCAAGGATGTGATCGTAGCATGA
- a CDS encoding putative ABC transporter permease produces the protein MMLAAYFLGFIFYSFLGWIWETTYCSIKAKHFINRGFLNGPIIPIYGCGAVLIMLAVNAFGTLALPTPTIAFNIINILVVFFGGMLLATILEYIVAVILESFFHIKLWDYSKNKFNFQGRICLKCSLFFGLLSVLFIMVIEPLTTHTTTQIPDMVINIAAGIVGVILAIDIAISLSALLKLNERLRAAEEIINARVGITLVEAAKIRDTLHEKIEERVDENQVISKFHYQIQRMARAYPGSTSLRHSEIWEKLKKQSEKQAK, from the coding sequence ATGATGCTTGCCGCCTACTTTCTCGGGTTCATTTTTTACAGTTTCCTTGGATGGATCTGGGAAACGACATACTGCTCAATAAAAGCAAAACATTTCATCAACCGCGGATTTTTAAACGGCCCGATCATTCCGATCTACGGATGTGGAGCTGTGCTGATCATGCTTGCCGTGAATGCATTTGGAACACTGGCTCTTCCAACTCCGACTATTGCCTTCAATATCATCAATATTCTCGTGGTATTTTTCGGGGGAATGCTGCTCGCAACGATTCTTGAATATATTGTTGCCGTGATATTAGAATCATTTTTCCACATTAAATTATGGGACTATTCCAAAAATAAGTTCAACTTTCAGGGAAGGATCTGTCTGAAATGTTCACTGTTCTTCGGTCTCCTTTCGGTCCTCTTCATAATGGTCATCGAACCGCTCACCACCCACACAACGACCCAAATACCGGACATGGTGATAAATATCGCTGCCGGAATCGTTGGTGTAATTTTGGCAATAGATATTGCTATTTCTCTCTCCGCTCTCCTGAAACTGAACGAGCGGCTTCGTGCAGCGGAAGAAATTATCAACGCAAGAGTGGGCATTACCCTTGTAGAGGCAGCGAAGATACGCGATACGCTCCATGAAAAAATCGAGGAGCGCGTGGATGAGAATCAGGTCATTTCCAAATTCCATTACCAGATCCAGCGTATGGCAAGAGCCTACCCGGGTTCGACCTCGCTCAGACATTCTGAGATCTGGGAAAAGCTGAAAAAACAGTCAGAGAAACAGGCAAAATAA
- a CDS encoding peptidylprolyl isomerase, whose product MTAQKVLLSTNHGDITLELREDMPVTTGNFTKLVGDGFYNGVIFHRIIDGFMLQGGDPTGTGCGGPGYKIPDEFMPDNKNNKGTIAMANAGPNTGGSQFFINLANNNYLDKAHPAFGKVVEGMEVVEKLGKVKTNYSDKPEKEVVIVKATLL is encoded by the coding sequence ATGACAGCACAGAAAGTACTTCTTTCCACCAATCACGGTGACATCACTCTTGAACTCCGTGAAGATATGCCGGTCACGACCGGAAACTTTACGAAACTTGTCGGCGATGGATTCTATAACGGCGTCATTTTCCACAGGATCATCGACGGATTTATGCTCCAGGGCGGCGACCCGACCGGTACCGGCTGCGGCGGACCGGGCTACAAGATCCCTGACGAGTTCATGCCCGACAACAAAAACAACAAAGGCACGATCGCTATGGCAAATGCCGGACCAAACACCGGCGGCAGTCAGTTTTTCATCAACCTTGCAAACAACAACTATCTCGACAAAGCCCACCCGGCATTCGGAAAAGTCGTTGAGGGTATGGAGGTCGTCGAAAAACTTGGGAAAGTCAAGACCAACTACTCTGACAAACCTGAAAAAGAAGTTGTGATCGTAAAAGCGACCCTTCTCTAA
- a CDS encoding type IV pilin N-terminal domain-containing protein, which translates to MKKTKMLKKHRSDRDSAVSPVVGVMLMLVVTIIVAALVAAFAGGIGTTTEAAPTASLDVSLFIGQGSAMIENIAGDTLPTKDLLITVSYDVPVKFANKALDHGGETIIHTIDGGLEPIAENDLNTTLAGYPFVYQITNNNETVSKRTVNNQLFGQADLVSGSSIAFDLNYFAGFDTKKAKTYGIDTGTRFHVTIVHIPTSTVIYDKDVRIQ; encoded by the coding sequence ATGAAAAAAACAAAGATGTTGAAAAAACACAGATCCGATCGGGATTCTGCAGTATCTCCGGTTGTCGGTGTTATGCTGATGCTGGTTGTAACAATTATTGTTGCAGCCCTTGTCGCGGCATTTGCCGGCGGTATCGGAACGACAACAGAAGCTGCACCTACAGCCTCACTTGATGTTTCTCTCTTCATAGGACAGGGTTCTGCCATGATTGAAAACATTGCCGGGGATACTCTGCCGACGAAAGATTTGCTGATCACCGTATCGTATGACGTTCCGGTAAAGTTTGCCAATAAGGCTTTGGATCACGGCGGAGAAACGATCATCCACACGATTGACGGCGGACTCGAACCTATAGCCGAAAACGATCTTAACACAACATTGGCGGGCTATCCATTTGTGTATCAGATTACCAACAACAATGAGACCGTTAGTAAACGAACGGTAAACAATCAGCTCTTTGGTCAGGCTGATTTGGTTTCAGGGAGTTCTATTGCTTTTGATTTGAATTATTTCGCAGGTTTCGATACTAAGAAAGCAAAAACATACGGCATAGACACCGGAACCAGATTCCATGTAACGATCGTTCACATTCCGACCAGCACCGTCATTTATGACAAGGATGTGAGAATCCAATGA
- a CDS encoding type IV pilin N-terminal domain-containing protein — MRTDNEKNDGVSPVVGVMLMLVVTIIVAALVAAFAGGLGSSAPPAPSAGFDFTIHAGGKTASYPGVVCEIPVATGEFTSNQLKIITTYVVPDTYNGVPLTNAGKTITHTITGQVEDYGIDLSSGSASVSWASAPVYSASDDPFVPKTQVYNAPIVATTGNGLTVGYDMNDYLYFGGNAPIASGTEWWFKEIDRFLGFPTTERTIYGFTEGSVVHITVIHVPSGTVLSDQDVTALW; from the coding sequence ATGCGAACAGATAATGAAAAAAATGACGGGGTATCCCCGGTAGTCGGTGTTATGCTGATGCTGGTTGTAACGATCATTGTTGCAGCACTGGTCGCAGCATTTGCAGGAGGACTCGGTTCTTCAGCCCCCCCTGCCCCTTCCGCAGGCTTTGACTTCACTATTCATGCCGGCGGAAAAACTGCCTCATATCCTGGAGTTGTATGTGAAATACCGGTTGCTACTGGAGAATTTACCTCAAATCAGCTGAAGATTATTACGACCTATGTTGTTCCAGACACTTACAACGGTGTCCCTCTCACGAATGCAGGAAAGACAATCACCCATACAATCACAGGTCAGGTCGAGGATTACGGGATTGATCTGAGCAGTGGTAGCGCTTCTGTTAGCTGGGCTTCAGCTCCGGTTTATTCTGCCTCCGACGATCCCTTTGTTCCAAAAACACAGGTTTATAATGCTCCGATCGTAGCAACCACCGGTAACGGTTTGACTGTGGGTTATGACATGAACGATTATCTCTACTTTGGCGGTAATGCGCCCATTGCGAGCGGCACTGAATGGTGGTTTAAGGAGATCGATCGATTCCTTGGTTTCCCAACCACGGAGAGGACGATTTATGGATTTACTGAAGGGTCAGTTGTTCACATAACGGTGATTCATGTTCCCTCGGGAACCGTACTCAGCGATCAGGATGTGACAGCATTATGGTAA
- a CDS encoding type IV pilin yields the protein MRRSGKKDAGVSPVVGVMLMLVVTIIIAGIVSLTAAGFMDSTGTQTDEPQIEFVGLYTAGYTAATVSSIAKQTYQNEAAGLLFKVVGDKPVDLTKMKLYLASGQSSGGGGSVDLGYDDPVSTYYLPGGSTWNSRSQIILPPEYMRGYRIVMFGLSEDNPNIHNTIADPGDMFIVSCEYVNPSSPSLAIGLRKDDADGNTVISAGIGANGDAILTLVNAETGYVYVRHTLIESDMIATV from the coding sequence ATGAGACGTTCTGGGAAAAAAGATGCAGGTGTATCGCCGGTTGTCGGTGTCATGCTTATGCTTGTTGTGACAATCATAATTGCTGGCATTGTCAGCCTGACGGCTGCCGGTTTTATGGATTCAACCGGTACACAGACAGACGAGCCTCAAATCGAGTTTGTCGGTCTTTATACTGCAGGATACACAGCAGCAACGGTAAGCAGCATAGCTAAACAAACCTATCAGAACGAAGCAGCGGGTCTTTTATTTAAGGTAGTCGGCGACAAGCCGGTTGATTTAACGAAGATGAAACTCTATCTTGCAAGCGGCCAGAGTTCCGGCGGCGGCGGGTCTGTTGACCTTGGCTATGATGACCCGGTTTCAACATACTATCTTCCCGGAGGCAGTACGTGGAATTCAAGGAGTCAGATAATTCTCCCTCCGGAATACATGAGGGGCTATCGTATCGTGATGTTTGGTCTGAGTGAAGATAATCCGAATATTCATAACACGATCGCAGATCCGGGAGATATGTTCATTGTTTCATGCGAGTACGTCAACCCCTCAAGTCCAAGCCTTGCTATCGGTCTGAGGAAAGATGATGCAGACGGCAATACCGTCATCAGCGCAGGTATCGGCGCAAACGGTGATGCAATACTGACGCTGGTAAATGCCGAGACCGGATACGTGTATGTGAGACATACGCTGATCGAATCGGATATGATCGCAACAGTTTAA
- a CDS encoding type IV pilin, which produces MKKDYAVSPVVGVMLMLVVTIIVAAVVAAFVGGITSDEQIAPSVNFDVSYAAGISDTDKTNSVPDYSSSASKNNGFVFKLLGGDSVQLDKIKIMLTSDGSSITFDPSIYRDESSAVVNEAAIDVMLGTDKTSETYFAVANNLDKTISVGESFILLADGYYDNTDDVSAVKTGKFLLWTPATGGRFVVQEHVPVTYTIFDTITGKQIQKGTITIN; this is translated from the coding sequence ATGAAAAAAGACTATGCAGTTTCACCGGTTGTCGGTGTTATGCTGATGCTGGTTGTAACGATTATTGTTGCAGCAGTAGTTGCAGCATTTGTTGGTGGTATTACGAGCGATGAACAGATCGCGCCAAGCGTCAATTTTGATGTGTCCTATGCAGCAGGTATTTCAGATACCGATAAAACGAACAGCGTGCCGGATTATTCTTCATCGGCATCAAAAAACAACGGATTTGTCTTCAAACTTCTTGGGGGAGACTCTGTTCAGCTTGATAAGATAAAAATCATGCTGACAAGCGACGGGTCGTCGATAACGTTTGATCCAAGTATCTATCGTGATGAATCAAGTGCAGTTGTAAACGAGGCAGCTATTGATGTAATGCTTGGAACTGATAAGACAAGCGAGACCTACTTTGCGGTTGCCAATAATCTGGACAAGACAATTTCGGTTGGTGAGTCATTTATTCTTCTTGCTGACGGATATTACGACAACACAGATGATGTATCTGCTGTTAAAACGGGAAAATTCCTTCTCTGGACCCCGGCAACGGGCGGCAGATTTGTCGTTCAGGAACATGTTCCGGTAACCTATACGATATTCGATACAATTACCGGCAAGCAGATCCAGAAAGGGACAATCACCATCAACTGA
- a CDS encoding helix-turn-helix domain-containing protein produces the protein MDTNTVNVSSLKNSKESGLNMIMSHLRNSKFGLSISDIAKKTGLNRNTISRYLTILATLGQVEIRTVGPSHVYQLSERLPISPQFLAVQPEPTIVVNHEGIILALNSYMQESLGNNLGINTENLVGKNYKELNIELFNIITALPEYVNALNGKMPTVGTWTYLEIAAARYRLWILPIIFFDGIPGIMIQVETWVGHNGRRPHEMLAVYPSSDSISAYFPKK, from the coding sequence ATGGATACAAATACGGTGAATGTTTCCTCTCTAAAGAATTCGAAAGAATCCGGACTTAATATGATAATGTCTCATTTAAGAAACAGCAAGTTCGGGCTTTCAATATCCGACATTGCAAAAAAAACCGGATTGAACAGAAATACTATATCCCGATATCTAACGATACTTGCAACACTGGGTCAAGTCGAGATACGCACTGTTGGTCCTTCACATGTGTATCAGTTGTCTGAACGTCTTCCAATCTCGCCGCAGTTTCTGGCTGTACAACCTGAACCCACGATCGTTGTCAATCACGAAGGCATTATTCTTGCATTAAATTCGTACATGCAGGAAAGTCTTGGAAATAACCTCGGTATTAATACAGAGAATCTTGTCGGGAAAAATTATAAGGAACTTAATATTGAGTTATTTAATATAATAACTGCTCTGCCTGAGTATGTGAATGCGCTGAACGGAAAAATGCCTACGGTTGGAACATGGACATATCTGGAAATTGCAGCTGCCCGCTACCGGCTCTGGATACTGCCAATCATATTTTTTGATGGGATTCCCGGAATCATGATTCAGGTGGAGACGTGGGTAGGTCATAACGGAAGGAGACCGCATGAAATGTTGGCAGTTTATCCCTCATCAGATAGTATATCAGCGTATTTTCCCAAAAAATAG
- a CDS encoding type IV pilin yields the protein MKSKNKESGVSPVVGVMLMLVVTIIIAAVVGMVASNYVGSTEASPMTRINYLGSVQGNDFENGFLGEVGLLFENAGGENIVLTNLEITLQENTRGVVNETTITFNDAPSTAISGILTPGEARLSTTPSAKKVDYRMKKVGVTMSYGKYLAYQTIEPGDRFIIYADRIIQSDTSKYSQLYMVATRDGTYSEGFFEIGPGTIYTIKDTSTGNVIASGDLSGKVYDYI from the coding sequence ATGAAATCCAAAAACAAAGAGTCCGGGGTCTCCCCGGTTGTCGGCGTTATGCTGATGCTGGTTGTAACGATCATTATTGCAGCAGTAGTAGGGATGGTTGCATCCAATTATGTCGGAAGTACGGAGGCATCGCCTATGACAAGGATCAACTATCTTGGTTCTGTTCAGGGAAATGATTTTGAAAACGGCTTTTTAGGCGAAGTCGGCCTTCTTTTTGAAAATGCCGGCGGTGAAAACATTGTCCTGACAAATCTGGAGATCACTCTTCAAGAAAATACCCGTGGTGTTGTGAATGAAACGACAATTACGTTTAATGACGCTCCGTCAACCGCGATTTCCGGCATCCTGACACCCGGAGAAGCCCGTCTATCTACTACACCGTCGGCCAAAAAGGTTGACTACCGGATGAAAAAGGTAGGCGTCACAATGTCATACGGGAAGTATCTTGCGTATCAGACCATTGAGCCGGGAGACCGCTTCATCATTTATGCCGATCGGATTATCCAGAGTGATACCTCAAAGTACAGTCAGCTCTATATGGTTGCAACGAGAGATGGCACCTATTCTGAAGGGTTCTTTGAAATCGGTCCGGGAACGATTTACACCATTAAAGATACGTCAACGGGCAATGTCATTGCATCGGGTGATCTGTCCGGAAAGGTGTATGATTATATCTGA
- a CDS encoding TIGR04083 family peptide-modifying radical SAM enzyme: MKNPFHVMIIPTLGCPGRCKYCWSSDETSPRMTLDTIDDIVTWLKPLEEQRVTFTFHGGEPLLAGAEFYRQALKKITEGLPHLSPEFAMQTNLWLMDDELAEILAEYRVPIGSSIDGPRELTNYQRGDEYFERCLAGYRIAIAHGLLVRFICTFTNSSVKQKEEIVNFFKEQGWVMKLHPALPSLKGENPNAWTLAPEEYGELLVYLLDEAVSHADELEIMNINDLCRCVFTRSGSVCTYADCMGTTFAIGPDGEIYPCYRFIGMPEWVMGHVRDAPSIESLMASHAGKRMLAFKDYVDTACKDCAHITYCRGGCPYNAIAPTGGFLEGVDPHCEAYKRIFDEITTRMNEEMNAPRTVSRVSRVKRQQKPSVMGLIKKIIDE; this comes from the coding sequence ATGAAAAATCCGTTCCACGTCATGATCATTCCGACACTCGGCTGCCCCGGGCGCTGCAAATACTGCTGGAGTTCGGACGAAACGTCCCCGAGGATGACGCTTGACACGATAGATGATATTGTCACTTGGCTCAAACCGCTCGAAGAACAGCGGGTCACGTTTACGTTTCACGGCGGAGAGCCGCTGCTTGCCGGAGCAGAGTTTTACAGGCAGGCTCTCAAAAAGATCACGGAAGGACTCCCGCATCTCTCGCCGGAGTTTGCCATGCAGACCAATCTCTGGCTGATGGACGATGAACTCGCCGAGATCCTTGCAGAATACCGGGTCCCGATCGGTTCGTCCATCGACGGACCACGGGAGCTGACGAATTATCAGCGGGGCGATGAATACTTTGAACGCTGCCTTGCCGGTTACAGGATCGCCATAGCTCACGGGCTTTTAGTCAGATTCATCTGCACGTTCACCAACTCTTCCGTGAAGCAGAAGGAGGAGATCGTGAACTTCTTCAAGGAACAGGGCTGGGTCATGAAACTCCATCCGGCTCTGCCGTCACTGAAAGGAGAGAATCCGAATGCATGGACGCTCGCTCCGGAGGAGTACGGGGAGCTGCTGGTCTATCTTCTGGATGAGGCGGTCAGCCATGCAGACGAACTTGAGATCATGAACATCAATGATCTCTGCCGGTGCGTGTTTACGCGATCGGGAAGCGTGTGTACGTATGCAGACTGTATGGGGACGACGTTTGCGATCGGACCGGACGGGGAGATCTATCCCTGTTACCGGTTCATCGGGATGCCGGAATGGGTGATGGGGCATGTGCGGGATGCTCCGTCGATCGAGAGTCTTATGGCGAGCCATGCAGGCAAACGGATGCTGGCATTCAAGGATTATGTGGATACGGCATGCAAAGACTGTGCCCATATCACGTACTGCAGAGGAGGGTGTCCGTATAATGCAATAGCGCCGACGGGAGGGTTCCTTGAGGGGGTCGATCCGCATTGTGAAGCATACAAGCGGATCTTCGATGAGATCACCACACGGATGAATGAGGAGATGAACGCTCCCCGGACAGTGAGCAGGGTTTCACGGGTGAAGAGGCAGCAGAAGCCAAGCGTGATGGGACTGATCAAAAAAATCATTGATGAATAA
- a CDS encoding HD domain-containing protein, with protein sequence MMNTSIQENEAVLQEILSACEAFRLLETKQFMQHGDTNVYEHCIAVARVSCLLADKMGLSVDRGSLIRGALLHDYFFYDWHVPDPKHRLHGFTHPKRALQNAMDDFALTTVEQNMILRHMFPLTPIPPRCLEGWVLCIADKVCSTLETGRFTQNSFARGLYAELGEMQ encoded by the coding sequence ATGATGAATACGTCAATTCAGGAAAACGAAGCAGTGCTGCAGGAGATCCTCTCAGCTTGCGAGGCTTTCCGTCTGCTTGAAACAAAGCAGTTTATGCAGCACGGGGACACGAACGTCTACGAGCACTGTATTGCTGTCGCCCGCGTCAGCTGTCTGCTTGCAGATAAGATGGGGTTATCGGTGGATCGCGGATCTCTTATCCGCGGTGCTCTGCTTCACGACTATTTCTTTTATGACTGGCATGTTCCGGATCCAAAACACCGCCTGCATGGATTTACCCATCCGAAGCGTGCTTTGCAGAATGCGATGGATGATTTTGCATTGACCACGGTGGAGCAGAATATGATCCTCCGCCATATGTTTCCGCTGACCCCGATCCCTCCGAGATGCTTGGAGGGCTGGGTGTTGTGTATCGCGGATAAGGTTTGTTCGACGTTGGAAACGGGACGGTTTACCCAAAATTCGTTTGCACGGGGTCTCTATGCGGAACTGGGAGAGATGCAGTGA